Proteins from one Phocoena phocoena chromosome 7, mPhoPho1.1, whole genome shotgun sequence genomic window:
- the LOC136125684 gene encoding LOW QUALITY PROTEIN: small ribosomal subunit protein eS4, X isoform-like (The sequence of the model RefSeq protein was modified relative to this genomic sequence to represent the inferred CDS: inserted 1 base in 1 codon) has product MACGPKEHLNCVETPKHWXKLTSVFACCPSTSPHKLKECLPLIIFLRNRHKYALTEDEVKKICMQGFIKMDGKVRTDITYTDGFMDVISIDKTGENFRLIHDNKDHFAIHHITPEEAKYKLCNVRKIFVGTKGIPHLVTHGAHTISYPDPLVKVNDTIQTDLETGKITDFVKFDTGNLSMVTGDANLGRTGVITNQKRHSVSFDIVHVRDANGNSFAIWLSNIFVIGKNNKPWISLPQGRGICLTIAEKRDKRLAAKQSTG; this is encoded by the exons ATGGCTTGTGGTCCCAAGGAGCACCTGAATTGTGTAGAAACTCCAAAGCATT ATAAACTGACTAGTGTGTTTGCTTGTTGTCCATCTACAAGTCCCCACAAGCTGAAGGAATGTCTCCCCCTAAtcattttcctaaggaacagacATAAGTATGCCTTAACAGAAGATGAAGTAAAGAAGATCTGCATGCAGGGTTTCATTAAGATGGATGGCAAGGTTCGCACTGATATAACCTACACTGATGGTTTTATGGATGTCATCAGTATTGACAAGACTGGAGAGAATTTTCGTCTGATCCATGACAACAAGGATCACTTTGCTATTCATCATATTACACCTGAGGAGGCCAAGTATAAGTTGTGCAACGTGAGAAAGATCTTTGTGGGCACAAAAGGAATCCCTCATCTGGTGACCCATGGTGCTCACACCATCAGCTACCCTGATCCCCTCGTCAAGGTAAATGACACCATTCAAACTGATTTGGAGACTGGCAAGATTACTGATTTTGTCAAATTTGACACTGGTAACCTGAGCATGGTGACTGGAGATGCTAACCTGGGAAGAACTGGTGTGATCACCAACCAGAAAAgacattctgtttcttttgataTAGTTCATGTGAGAGATGCCAATGGCAACAGCTTTGCCATCTGGCTCTCCAACATTTTTGTTATTGGCAAAAACAACAAACCATGGATCTCTCTTCCCCAGGGAAGGGGTATCTGCCTTACCATTGCTgagaagagagacaagagacTGGCGGCCAAACAGAGCACTGGATAA